One Mycoplasmopsis bovigenitalium genomic window, TATTTCGGCATAAATGAAAAAGCGCTTGCGCGCCTTATTTACTTTTACATACATTTTTAGTTGCACTAATTTTATTATTTGCATAAATAACTACATCTTTTATAACTGATTTTTGAACAGCAGTTATAAATAATTCAATATATTCAAAGTCTATTTTTCCGTCTTTTGTAGGGAGTTGGATTTTCCTGTTCTGAATTTTGTCTCACGAACACATATTTCCATACCCGAATTCGAATATCAAATATTTAAAAGAGTTCACTATATATAAACCTTGTTCTTTATTCATATTAAACTTAGGAATCAAAGAAAAAACTCTTGCGTGAGTCACCATTTTATATTTGAAATCTCTATAAAAAGAGTTCCCGAACATATCAATAGTGATAGTGCCACCATTAATAACTTTTGCACTTATGTTTGTTTTTCCTAATATACCATTATTTGTCACACCAGCAGTGATAACATATTCGCCTACATCATTGATATGGCTTTTTTGTATATCAAAATCTCCATTTTCACTATCAAACAAATCACCAATTCTATACTCAACTCATTTAATGTTATTAAAATTATCAATGCTTTTTTTCTCGTCACTGGTTAATTCATAATTATTTAGACCAGTTGCCTTTAAATATGCTTCCAGCTGGGCAATATGTTGAGCTTCCAGCTCGGCAATAAAAGATTCCATAAATTCAAAGTCTATTTTTCCATCTTTTGTAGGGAGTTGGATACTGTGGTTTTTTATATCATCTAATTTATAACCAGCTTGTTGATAATCATATAACGAAACAAACTTTTGAATGTTAGAAACAAAAAAATATGCGATTTTTTCATTCCATTTTCTTATTAAATCGTTTGGCGTTAATTTATTTATGTTTTGTGAACAATAATAAGATTCTTTTTGAAATTTTACATATTTATAATTTCCTATTACTGTAGCTGTAATTGTAAAAGGTTCATTAGGCTCAAACATTCTTTTTTCTATTTTCCCTTGTATTCCATTATTTTCAAATGTTCTACCAACAAAATTTACTCCATCGTCAATAAATTTAATTGCATTGCTATCTAACGATTTAGTTCCTGTTACCTTAAACAAATCTCCAATTCTATACTCACCCCACTGAACATTTTGGAGTTTTGCGTTCAGTGAGGTATCTATTTTTTTATCTTATCATCAACCTTATTTTGATTTTTGAGTATGTTGGATACTTCGAATGCTAAATATTCTGCAACTGTTTTTTTAAAATCCTCAAGAGTTACCTTATTGTCTTTTGGTGCTGTTTGATTTCAATCGGCGCCATTTTCAGGATCAACATGGCCTTCATAATACTCTTGTTCAGTAAATATTTTTAATTTATGTTTTCCAAAGCGCACTAAATCAACAAGTTCTTGATATCTTTCTTTTGCTCTATCCTTATCTTTTAGATTTGAACTAGATTTTTTTCTATTTGTTCGTGAATATCCATCATTTGTAAAATCAATAAATTTGACAATATCATCCTTTGAATGAGATTCACCAACTTTAAATACATATATGTTTGTTTGCACACTTGATTTGCCAATAAATAAATCTGTCGGCATTTTTATGCTTGCAAGTAATGTATTCCTTTTTAATATTTCTTGGTTAATTATCTTTGCCTTACCACTACCTGCTGAATTTTGAATAATAATTGAAGCATACCCTTTGTTCATCATTGATAATGCTTTTTTAACAAAAATCATACCATTACCATCTGCTGAATATGGTGGGTTAAGAATAAATGCGGTTGCAGGGAAAACTTCATTTGTTTTACCAAAACCATATTTTCCATCAAAATCTTTTAAAGAGTCTTTATTTAGTATGTTTGAACTACCATCTCCCATTAAAATCATATTTAAAATAGCAAGCATATAAATATTTGGTAATAATTCTAGACCTAGTAATTGCTCGGCTTTGATATCGAGTATTTTTTGTTGTAAATCCTTAGGGGATGTGATTTTTGATTTTGCGTCAATAATCATTTCATTCATTGCAGCAACTAATAATCCAGCACTTCCTGTTGCAAAATCTCAAACATAACTATCTTTATCCACTCTTGCTAGTTTTGCTAATAAAGTTGCTACATATGACGGAGTTAAAACAACATCATTTAATTTATCCTGAGTAAATCCAAGTCAAGAATACATTTCATTAAATAATTTTCCAGTAAAATCTGTTGTTAAGCCTATTTTGTAATATATGCCTAAATCATCAACAATTTTTGAATATATCCTTTTTAGTTGACTTTCACCATTTTCAACTTTATTAATATTGTCAGATAGTAAAGTGTTTTTAAGCGTTCGTATAATTAAATGTTGTTTTGAATCTGGCAGATTTTTTTCCCTTAAAAATGATTCAATTTTTCTAATAATAACATCACCATCAGTATTACCTAATTCAGGTGAAGATTTTAATTCTGATTTTTCTAGTGGCTGTAATTTATCTGGAATGCCTAATGATGCCATAATCGATGCAGCTACTAAATATACTCTGTCATTTTCGCTTAGTCCATTTTCGTTTTGATAAATATCATTATTAAGTTTAGTTAAACTTGCCTCAATTTCTTTTTCTTTTTTCTCTCTTAGTTTTTGTAATTCTTTCTCTGTTAAAGATAATTCATTGATTTTTTCTATAAATTCATCAAATTTATCCTTTTGTAAAAAAGATAAATCGCTATATTTGCCAACTTCTTGCCCAACACCAAAATTGTCTTTTGAAACGTAATATACACCAATCAAACGTTCTATTTCTCCATCTATGTTTTTATGCCCAGTAATTCCTATCGCAATTACCCCGTCATAATTTGTATGATGTAAAATTGCATTCGCATAATGAACAGCGCCATTTACTGCATATTTATTTATATTTTGATAATTGGGATGATTTTTGCTTGTTATGTTGTCAACTCTGTTGTTGTCATCCAATTTAACTAATGTGTCTTTATATCCCTTATATTCAATAAGAATAGGATAATATTTAAGATTTTTACCCTTTAAAAGTAATTTAACATCTGGACGGTTCCCCCCCCCTCCGCCATTTTTGGATTTATACTCATCCAATGCTTTATCGATTTGGTAGTTTAAACTCTCTTGCTCTAATTTAAAATCTAAACCATAATCCCTTAACTCTTCATTTGTTTTTTGTGCTATGTTAGGCTCGATTGATTTTATTTTTGCCATATTTCCCTCCACCTAAGATTAATACTCTTACAAAGTAATACAAATAATTTTTAATTACTAATTAATAATATTCTACACAAAAAAAATTCCGAAATTAACGGTATATTTTTACAGATAACTATTTAAAATTGAATGAGTAAAACCGGGCATGCTGGTTAATAAGTAATTTAACATTGTAAAGAATAACGTTATTTTCGGGTATTTTTTTGGTGGCGCCCATTTTTTTCTTTGCGAGCTCACGTGCACCTTTAAAGGCAAGAAAAGACTAGCACCAAAAAATAAACAAGGACAAAAAAAGCCAACACCTCAGTGTTAACTTTTTTTGTCCTGGTTTAAAAGCCTGTTAAAAAGATGAACAAAGTAATTTAGGAACATATATTCTCTTAGCTCTTGTATTAGCGGCTAATTTAGGAGCAGGATATTACTTTAAAATCTACAAGATAAAGCAGGATGATGATTATGATGAAGATGAAGAAGAATATGCCGAATTTGAAGATGAGTATGAAAAAGAAGATGATGCAGAATATTTAGAAGAAAAAGAATAGAAAAATATAGATGATATGGCAATCGACTCTTATGATAAAGAAGACGAGGAATAAAAAATAGATATAAATTATCAATACACCATGTTGCGTTTACACTCAAAAAATGATATAATGCAAGTGCAAACGCAACAAAGAGGGTGGATGGGATGAATTATAAAAATAAAATTGAAAAATATCTGAAGCAATCAGGTGGAATTATTACAACAGCATACTGTAAGGAAAATAATATACCTACGATATATCTCAGTCGACTATTGAAAGATGGGAGATTGTCAAAAGTAAGAAAAGGAATTTATATAACGAAAGATGGGGATTACGATGAGTATTATTTCTTTCAGCATCAGTATAAAAAAGCGATATTTTCCTATGAGACCGCTCTTTATCTGCTTGGACAAACGGATAAAATTCCTTGGAATATCGACATAACCGTTTATAACGGCTATAAATTTAATGAAAAACCGAATGGTTTCAATGTTCATTATGTAAAAAAATCAATTTATGATTTAGGCATAATCCAAAAAAACACAATGTTTGGAAATAAAGTTAAGGTATATTCATATGAAAGGATACTCTGTGATTTTATTGCTCACAAAGAAGAAATGGATATAGAGGTTTATGTAAAACTCATTCGTTCGTATTTCTCATATAAAGAAAGAGATATTCATTCCCTTTATGATATTGCAACGAAAATGGGAATTGAAAATAAAGTGAGAGAAGTTATGGAGACGGTTTATGAATAAAGCAAAATTAACAGCTCTTTGCCATAAAGTGAGCAAAGAAGTCGGTATTTCGTTTAATTCTGTTATGTTGTATTATTTTTTAGAAAGTATTTTAAAAAAAATAGCAGGAAGCAAATATAATGAACGATTTATTTTTAAGGGTGGTTTTTTGTTATCAAGCGTAGTTGGAATT contains:
- a CDS encoding restriction endonuclease subunit S; translation: MDTSLNAKLQNVQWGEYRIGDLFKVTGTKSLDSNAIKFIDDGVNFVGRTFENNGIQGKIEKRMFEPNEPFTITATVIGNYKYVKFQKESYYCSQNINKLTPNDLIRKWNEKIAYFFVSNIQKFVSLYDYQQAGYKLDDIKNHSIQLPTKDGKIDFEFMESFIAELEAQHIAQLEAYLKATGLNNYELTSDEKKSIDNFNNIKWVEYRIGDLFDSENGDFDIQKSHINDVGEYVITAGVTNNGILGKTNISAKVINGGTITIDMFGNSFYRDFKYKMVTHARVFSLIPKFNMNKEQGLYIVNSFKYLIFEFGYGNMCSWDKIQNRKIQLPTKDGKIDFEYIELFITAVQKSVIKDVVIYANNKISATKNVCKSK
- a CDS encoding HsdM family class I SAM-dependent methyltransferase translates to MAKIKSIEPNIAQKTNEELRDYGLDFKLEQESLNYQIDKALDEYKSKNGGGGGNRPDVKLLLKGKNLKYYPILIEYKGYKDTLVKLDDNNRVDNITSKNHPNYQNINKYAVNGAVHYANAILHHTNYDGVIAIGITGHKNIDGEIERLIGVYYVSKDNFGVGQEVGKYSDLSFLQKDKFDEFIEKINELSLTEKELQKLREKKEKEIEASLTKLNNDIYQNENGLSENDRVYLVAASIMASLGIPDKLQPLEKSELKSSPELGNTDGDVIIRKIESFLREKNLPDSKQHLIIRTLKNTLLSDNINKVENGESQLKRIYSKIVDDLGIYYKIGLTTDFTGKLFNEMYSWLGFTQDKLNDVVLTPSYVATLLAKLARVDKDSYVWDFATGSAGLLVAAMNEMIIDAKSKITSPKDLQQKILDIKAEQLLGLELLPNIYMLAILNMILMGDGSSNILNKDSLKDFDGKYGFGKTNEVFPATAFILNPPYSADGNGMIFVKKALSMMNKGYASIIIQNSAGSGKAKIINQEILKRNTLLASIKMPTDLFIGKSSVQTNIYVFKVGESHSKDDIVKFIDFTNDGYSRTNRKKSSSNLKDKDRAKERYQELVDLVRFGKHKLKIFTEQEYYEGHVDPENGADWNQTAPKDNKVTLEDFKKTVAEYLAFEVSNILKNQNKVDDKIKK
- a CDS encoding type IV toxin-antitoxin system AbiEi family antitoxin domain-containing protein, whose protein sequence is MNYKNKIEKYLKQSGGIITTAYCKENNIPTIYLSRLLKDGRLSKVRKGIYITKDGDYDEYYFFQHQYKKAIFSYETALYLLGQTDKIPWNIDITVYNGYKFNEKPNGFNVHYVKKSIYDLGIIQKNTMFGNKVKVYSYERILCDFIAHKEEMDIEVYVKLIRSYFSYKERDIHSLYDIATKMGIENKVREVMETVYE